A region from the Triticum urartu cultivar G1812 chromosome 1, Tu2.1, whole genome shotgun sequence genome encodes:
- the LOC125524574 gene encoding nifU-like protein 2, chloroplastic isoform X2 codes for MQAAVAALTWAPTTSPSTSSSSFKVGVSSRLRGRRTPSAAATSVAVSIRQPLEVVRPIADPNPVVDSPLTAENVELVLDQVRPYLMADGGNVALHEIDGNVVRLKLQGACGACPSSVMTMRMGIQRRLMDEIPEIAAVEAITDKDAGLKLNEENVEKVLDEIRPYLTGAGGGNLRFVAINKFFVKVQLKGPAAGVAAVRVAIAQKLKEKIPSIAAVRLLP; via the exons ATGCAGGCGGCGGTAGCGGCGTTGACATGGGCGCCGACCACCTCGCCGtctacctcctcctcctcct TCAAGGTTGGGGTCTCGTCGCGCTTGCGTGGGAGGAGAACGCCCTCTGCCGCGGCAACTTCTGTCGCCGTGTCCATTCGCCAGCCGCTGGAAG TTGTTCGACCCATTGCCGACCCGAATCCGGTGGTCGATTCGCCATTAACCGCTGAAAATGTGGAGCTTGTTCTGGATCAAGTCCGGCCGTATCTCATGGCAGACGGAGGCAACGTTGCCTTGCATGAGATCGACGGGAATGTGGTGAGGCTCAAGCTGCAAGGAGCATGCGGGGCGTGCCCGAGCTCGGTGATGACCATGAGGATGGGCATTCAGCGGCGTTTGATGGATGAAATACCAGAGATTGCTGCAGTTGAAGCTATCACGGACAAGGACGCTGGGCTTAAGCTGAACGAAGAGAATGTTGAGAAG GTACTCGATGAGATCAGGCCATACCTCACCGGTGCAGGAGGCGGTAATCTCAGGTTTGTCGCGATCAACAAATTCTTCGTGAAAGTCCAACTCAAGGGCCCTGCAGCAGGTGTGGCGGCCGTCCGAGTTGCTATAGCACAGAAGCTCAAAGAGAAGATCCCATCCATCGCAGCTGTCCGGCTACTGCCGTAA
- the LOC125524574 gene encoding nifU-like protein 2, chloroplastic isoform X1, whose amino-acid sequence MQAAVAALTWAPTTSPSTSSSSSFKVGVSSRLRGRRTPSAAATSVAVSIRQPLEVVRPIADPNPVVDSPLTAENVELVLDQVRPYLMADGGNVALHEIDGNVVRLKLQGACGACPSSVMTMRMGIQRRLMDEIPEIAAVEAITDKDAGLKLNEENVEKVLDEIRPYLTGAGGGNLRFVAINKFFVKVQLKGPAAGVAAVRVAIAQKLKEKIPSIAAVRLLP is encoded by the exons ATGCAGGCGGCGGTAGCGGCGTTGACATGGGCGCCGACCACCTCGCCGtctacctcctcctcctcctccttcaaG GTTGGGGTCTCGTCGCGCTTGCGTGGGAGGAGAACGCCCTCTGCCGCGGCAACTTCTGTCGCCGTGTCCATTCGCCAGCCGCTGGAAG TTGTTCGACCCATTGCCGACCCGAATCCGGTGGTCGATTCGCCATTAACCGCTGAAAATGTGGAGCTTGTTCTGGATCAAGTCCGGCCGTATCTCATGGCAGACGGAGGCAACGTTGCCTTGCATGAGATCGACGGGAATGTGGTGAGGCTCAAGCTGCAAGGAGCATGCGGGGCGTGCCCGAGCTCGGTGATGACCATGAGGATGGGCATTCAGCGGCGTTTGATGGATGAAATACCAGAGATTGCTGCAGTTGAAGCTATCACGGACAAGGACGCTGGGCTTAAGCTGAACGAAGAGAATGTTGAGAAG GTACTCGATGAGATCAGGCCATACCTCACCGGTGCAGGAGGCGGTAATCTCAGGTTTGTCGCGATCAACAAATTCTTCGTGAAAGTCCAACTCAAGGGCCCTGCAGCAGGTGTGGCGGCCGTCCGAGTTGCTATAGCACAGAAGCTCAAAGAGAAGATCCCATCCATCGCAGCTGTCCGGCTACTGCCGTAA
- the LOC125524586 gene encoding uncharacterized protein LOC125524586, with protein sequence MEAAANKRSGIGFGATAAAEEEKGRKRGHGSTALFVAVDYAFLLAFAGFLSYLVVSQILPSAI encoded by the coding sequence ATGGAGGCAGCGGCGAACAAGCGCAGCGGCATCGGGTTCGGCGCCACGGCGGCCGCGGAGGAGGAGAAGGGCCGCAAGAGGGGCCACGGATCCACCGCGCTGTTCGTGGCGGTGGACTACGCCTTCCTGCTCGCCTTCGCTGGGTTCCTCTCCTACCTCGTCGTCTCCCAGATCCTCCCTTCCGCCATCTAG